Proteins from a genomic interval of Quercus lobata isolate SW786 chromosome 11, ValleyOak3.0 Primary Assembly, whole genome shotgun sequence:
- the LOC115967585 gene encoding mitochondrial import receptor subunit TOM6 homolog, translating into MFPGMFMRKPDKAVALKQLKSHVAMFGAWVAVIRVAPYILHYLSGEKDELKLEL; encoded by the coding sequence atGTTTCCAGGAATGTTCATGCGGAAGCCAGACAAGGCTGTGGCTCTTAAGCAGCTAAAGAGCCACGTGGCGATGTTCGGGGCTTGGGTCGCTGTGATCCGAGTCGCTCCCTATATCCTTCACTATCTATCTGGTGAGAAAGATGAGCTCAAGCTCGAGCTCTAG
- the LOC115969165 gene encoding CASP-like protein 5C1 yields MDEVPGSVGTSAGFSLRLGQTIFSSASLLFMSLGVEFYSYTAFCYLVTIMGLVIPWSFTLALVDGYSVLVKCPIRQPGILVIIVVGDWVLSILTLAAACSTASVVDLLLHAERSYCPPKFCSRYQISAAMAFLTWFLSLASALFNLWLLPAL; encoded by the exons ATGGATGAGGTACCTGGCTCAGTGGGGACAAGTGCTGGCTTCTCTTTGAGGTTGGGCCAGACCATCTTTTCCTCTGCTTCTCTTCTTTTCATGTCTCTGGGTGTAGAATTCTACAGCTACACTGCTTTCTG CTACTTGGTGACAATCATGGGTTTGGTTATACCTTGGAGTTTCACTTTGGCCTTGGTGGATGGATACTCTGTTCTGGTTAAATGTCCTATTCGGCAGCCAGGAATACTGGTCATCATTGTTGTAGGAGATTGG GTATTATCCATTCTCACACTCGCTGCAGCTTGCTCAACAGCTAGTGTTGTGGACCTTCTGCTCCATGCTGAAAGGTCATATTGCCCTCCAAAGTTTTGCAGCAGATATCAGATATCCGCTGCCATGGCTTTCTTGACATGGTTTCTGTCTTTGGCTTCAGCTCTGTTCAATCTTTGGTTACTCCCTGCCTTGTGA
- the LOC115969164 gene encoding pentatricopeptide repeat-containing protein At2g15980, translated as MAIPVLKHLLFSTHKHKPISSLSFSSSSSQPSDQSATLISTVVSILTQQRSKSRWGNLQTLYPNGFHPKQFSQIALQLKNNPHLALRFFLWTQHKSLCHHNLLTYSTTIHILTRARLLTQAHSLIRTAIRIPQQSTTNNNDNLVPKPLKLFQSLVMTYRLCGSAPFVFDLLVKACLEIKKIDSAIEIVRMLRSRGISPKVGTLNDLVYWVLKVRGGCVGYEVYREVFGLEGDGVVGNVKRVYKVWPNVHTFNVLMGGFYQDGMVEKVEMIWNEMVGFDCLPNCYSYSVLMAVYCEEGRMGEAEKLWEEMRVKEVEADVVSYNTMIGGFCKIGEVEKAEELYREMGLNGVESSCATYEHLVNGYCNVGDVDSALLVYKDMCRKGFRPEALTLDVVIGGLCVKGRVYEAVEILRGGVENFGLVPKGKSYETLLKGLCEEGRMEEALKIQAEMVGKGFEPNLEIYGAFIEGYVRQGNEEMVEVLRNEVLDKKMREKEK; from the coding sequence ATGGCCATTCCAGTCCTAAAACACTTGCTCTTCTCaacccacaaacacaaacccatctcttCACTCTCCttctcctcttcctcttcccaACCGTCCGATCAATCTGCAACCTTAATCTCAACCGTAGTTTCAATCCTCACCCAACAACGTTCAAAGTCCCGTTGGGGCAACCTCCAAACTCTCTACCCCAATGGCTTCCACCCAAAACAGTTTTCCCAAATTGCCCTCCAACTCAAGAATAATCCCCACCTTGCCCTCCGCTTCTTCCTCTGGACTCAACACAAGTCTCTCTGCCACCACAACCTCCTCACATACTCAACCACTATCCACATTCTGACCCGAGCCCGGCTCTTGACCCAAGCCCATTCACTCATTCGGACTGCCATTCGGATCCCCCAACAatccaccaccaacaacaacgaCAACCTCGTACCTAAGCCATTGAAGTTGTTCCAAAGCCTTGTCATGACTTATAGACTATGTGGGTCAGCTccgtttgtgtttgatttgttggTTAAAGCTTGTTTGGAGATTAAGAAGATTGACTCAGCTATTGAGATTGTTAGGATGTTAAGGTCTCGTGGGATTAGTCCAAAAGTTGGTACTTTGAATGATTTGGTTTATTGGGTTTTGAAGGTCCGAGGTGGTTGTGTTGGGTACGAGGTTTATAGGGAGGTTTTTGGGTTAGAGGGTGATGGGGTTGTTGGAAATGTGAAAAGGGTTTATAAAGTTTGGCCAAATGTGCATACTTTTAATGTTTTGATGGGGGGGTTTTACCAGGATGGCATGGTTGAGAAGGTGGAGATGATTTGGAATGAAATGGTGGGGTTTGATTGTCTTCCTAATTGTTATAGCTACAGCGTTTTGATGGCGGTGTATTGCGAGGAAGGGAGGATGGGAGAGGCTGAGAAGTTGTGGGAGGAGATGAGAGTTAAGGAAGTGGAGGCTGATGTTGTGAGTTATAATACTATGATTGGTGGGTTTTGCAAGATTGGAGAAGTTGAGAAAGCTGAGGAGTTGTATAGAGAAATGGGGTTGAATGGTGTGGAAAGTAGTTGTGCTACTTATGAGCATCTTGTTAATGGGTATTGTAATGTTGGGGATGTGGATTCAGCGTTGCTTGTGTATAAGGATATGTGTAGGAAGGGTTTTAGGCCGGAGGCTTTGACGCTTGATGTGGTGATTGGAGGACTTTGTGTTAAGGGTAGGGTTTATGAGGCTGTGGAGATTCTTAGGGGTGGAGTGGAGAATTTTGGCTTGGTGCCTAAGGGGAAGAGTTATGAGACTCTATTAAAGGGGTTGTGTGAGGAGGGGAGGATGGAAGAAGCCTTGAAGATCCAGGCAGAGATGGTGGGGAAGGGTTTTGAGCCAAATTTGGAAATATATGGTGCTTTTATTGAAGGGTATGTTAGACAAGGAAATGAGGAAATGGTAGAAGTGTTGAGGAATGAAGTTTTGGATAAGAAAATGCGGGAAAAAGAGAAGTAG
- the LOC115968767 gene encoding uncharacterized protein LOC115968767, whose amino-acid sequence MKYNEISHFSHLQHTLKFEYTEFPFKCDGCKEVGIGSRYRCATCDFDLHMHCALPSSSITHPFYTKCSFQFLSRPPGDTPRFCNACEKDVTGFVYHCKSCGFDLHPCCAKLPMMLDDGDVKLYLYRKVSAACHKCGRKGRSWSYRSTCKKYNLHVACVREMLMESWHDIYVGRGKGRRLETRIPSLKNTLHTHHKKSKGKVQKCCEIAGLAVQFIISALLGDPTTLIAGVIGSLMSRA is encoded by the coding sequence atgaAATACAATGAAATTTCCCACTTCAGCCACCTCCAACACACACTCAAATTTGAGTACACAGAATTTCCATTCAAGTGTGATGGTTGCAAAGAAGTAGGCATTGGCTCACGCTATAGATGTGCCACATGTGACTTTGACCTCCACATGCATTGTGCACTCCCTTCCTCTTCAATCACCCATCCTTTCTACACAAAATGTTCCTTCCAGTTCCTCTCACGCCCTCCTGGTGACACGCCACGCTTTTGCAATGCTTGCGAAAAGGATGTCACAGGGTTCGTGTACCATTGCAAGTCATGCGGGTTTGATCTCCACCCATGTTGTGCTAAGCTCCCTATGATGCTTGATGATGGGGATGTCAAGCTGTATTTGTACAGGAAAGTGAGTGCAGCTTGCCACAAGTGtggaagaaaaggaagaagctgGAGTTATAGGTCTACATGCAAGAAATACAATTTGCATGTGGCTTGTGTGAGGGAGATGCTTATGGAAAGTTGGCATGATATATATGTTGGAAGAGGAAAAGGTAGGAGATTGGAAACAAGAATTCCTAGCCTTAAAAATACACTTCACACCCACCACAAAAAGAGCAAGGGTAAAGTGCAAAAGTGTTGTGAGATAGCTGGATTGGCTGTGCAATTTATCATATCAGCTCTGCTAGGAGATCCCACCACTCTGATTGCTGGAGTTATAGGGTCCTTGATGTCACGAGCTTGA
- the LOC115969354 gene encoding uncharacterized protein LOC115969354, which yields MEYNEIAHFSHPQHTLKFEHTEFPFKCDGCKEIGIGSRYRCAICDFDLHTHCALPSPAISHPFYPKCSFQFLPRPPGNTPRLCNACEKDVTGFVYHCNSCGFDLHPCCAKLPMMINDREVKLYLYRKVDAPCHKCGRKGRSWSYRSTCKKYNLHVACVREMVMESWYDIFVGRGKGRRLETRIPSLKNTLQTHHHKRKGKVEKCCEIAGLVVQFVISAVLGDPTPLIAGVIGSLMSRT from the coding sequence ATGGAATACAATGAAATTGCCCACTTCAGCCACCCACAACACACACTAAAATTTGAGCACACGGAATTTCCATTCAAGTGTGATGGGTGCAAGGAGATAGGCATAGGCTCACGCTACAGATGTGCCATATGTGACTTCGACCTCCACACACACTGTGCACTCCCTTCCCCTGCTATCTCTCATCCTTTCTACCCAAAATGTTCCTTCCAGTTCCTTCCACGCCCGCCCGGCAACACTCCACGCCTTTGCAACGCATGCGAAAAGGATGTCACGGGGTTCGTGTACCATTGCAACTCGTGCGGGTTTGATCTCCATCCATGTTGTGCTAAGCTTCCTATGATGATTAATGACAGGGAAGTCAAGCTCTATTTGTATAGGAAAGTGGATGCACCTTGTCACAAGTGtggaagaaaaggaagaagctgGAGTTATAGGTCTACATGCAAGAAATACAATTTGCATGTGGCTTGTGTGAGAGAGATGGTAATGGAAAGTTGGTATGATATATTTGTTGGAAGAGGAAAAGGTAGGAGATTGGAAACAAGAATTCCTAGCCTTAAAAATACTCTTCAAACCCACCACCATAAGAGGAAGGGTAAGGTGGAAAAGTGTTGTGAGATAGCTGGATTGGTTGTGCAGTTTGTTATATCAGCCGTGCTCGGTGATCCAACCCCTTTGATTGCTGGAGTTATAGGGTCCTTGATGTCACGAACATGA